The proteins below are encoded in one region of Methanobrevibacter olleyae:
- a CDS encoding TIGR00296 family protein, whose protein sequence is MLNEDDGKYLLSIAKDAIETYLKENRIIDTPSDSPNHLKEELGVFVTLNKYNDLRGCIGYPEPTYPLIDAVISSAISAATRDPRFPEVDERELDSLDYEITVLSKPELIEVEKPIDYLDNIVIGEDGLIVERGFYRGLLLPQVAPEHNMDKEEFLSHTCLKAGLRQDAWLDEDIKVYKFQGQIFK, encoded by the coding sequence ATGTTAAATGAAGATGATGGGAAATATTTACTTAGTATAGCAAAAGATGCTATTGAAACATATCTTAAAGAAAATAGAATAATCGATACCCCTTCAGATTCTCCAAATCATTTAAAAGAAGAACTTGGTGTATTTGTTACTTTAAATAAATATAATGATTTAAGAGGATGTATCGGTTATCCAGAACCAACTTATCCATTAATTGATGCAGTAATTTCCTCAGCAATATCTGCAGCAACTAGAGACCCTCGTTTTCCAGAGGTAGATGAAAGGGAATTAGATAGTTTAGATTATGAAATTACTGTTTTAAGCAAACCAGAATTAATTGAAGTTGAAAAGCCTATCGATTATTTAGATAATATAGTAATTGGTGAAGATGGTTTAATTGTAGAAAGAGGTTTTTATAGAGGATTACTTTTACCACAAGTAGCTCCAGAGCATAATATGGATAAAGAAGAATTTTTATCACACACTTGCCTAAAAGCAGGCCTAAGACAAGATGCATGGTTAGATGAAGATATAAAAGTATACAAATTCCAAGGACAAATATTTAAATAA
- a CDS encoding TldD/PmbA family protein, with protein sequence MEENIDLFEKILRKIEDEVDYADIRAGKGNNTSIIMKDNQIQEINTGLSTVARIRVLKNGAWGFASTNDFSKLEEISKKAIKISNSLSGDIELAECEIIEDNIKTDRKIAISDVSIEDKKELIQDLNNASNVGKVVSTTISYSDGENKNAFVSSEGSRIIVDSSRVGLFLNAVASNGELIQFNHGSLGGVKGFEVVQDADIESFGRKIGEKATKLLDAKPAPSGRFPIVADNNLTGVFIHEAVGHAVEADLILQGDSILHDQMNKKVGADIVNIYDDSSFKDGFGYYPYDVEGVKTRKNQIVKSGELVSFLSSRESAGKLGIPLTGNARSSISDQPIVRMSNTYLKPGDLSFEELIEDINDGIYLKGSRGGQVDTGKGIFQFNATEAYKIENGELKDHYRDVSLSGNILETLNGVDGIGSDFKLSVGFCGKGGQTAPVGDGGPHTRILNAMVGGTS encoded by the coding sequence ATGGAAGAAAATATAGACTTATTTGAAAAAATATTAAGAAAAATTGAAGATGAAGTAGATTATGCAGATATACGAGCAGGAAAAGGAAATAATACCAGCATAATCATGAAAGATAATCAAATTCAAGAAATTAACACTGGCCTTTCTACTGTTGCAAGAATAAGAGTTTTAAAAAATGGTGCATGGGGATTTGCCTCAACAAATGACTTTTCTAAATTAGAAGAAATCAGCAAAAAAGCTATTAAAATATCAAACTCATTAAGTGGAGATATTGAACTTGCAGAATGTGAAATCATAGAGGATAATATTAAAACTGATAGAAAAATAGCTATAAGCGATGTAAGTATTGAAGATAAAAAAGAATTAATTCAAGACCTTAATAATGCAAGTAATGTTGGAAAAGTAGTTAGTACAACTATTAGTTACTCAGATGGAGAAAATAAAAATGCATTTGTAAGTAGTGAAGGAAGTAGAATTATAGTGGATAGTTCAAGGGTTGGGCTATTCTTAAATGCTGTTGCTTCAAATGGAGAATTAATTCAATTTAATCATGGAAGTTTAGGTGGAGTGAAGGGTTTTGAAGTAGTTCAAGATGCAGATATTGAATCTTTTGGAAGAAAAATAGGTGAAAAGGCAACTAAACTTTTAGATGCTAAACCAGCACCATCTGGACGTTTCCCAATTGTAGCTGACAATAACCTGACAGGAGTATTTATTCATGAAGCAGTAGGGCATGCTGTAGAGGCAGACCTAATATTACAAGGTGACTCAATTTTACATGACCAGATGAATAAGAAAGTAGGAGCGGATATCGTAAATATCTATGACGATTCAAGTTTTAAGGATGGCTTTGGATATTATCCTTATGATGTTGAAGGGGTGAAAACAAGAAAGAACCAAATTGTTAAAAGTGGAGAACTTGTATCATTTTTATCTTCAAGGGAAAGTGCAGGTAAATTAGGAATTCCTTTAACTGGAAATGCAAGGTCATCTATAAGTGACCAACCTATTGTAAGAATGAGTAACACTTACCTTAAACCTGGTGATTTAAGTTTTGAAGAACTTATTGAAGATATAAATGATGGAATTTATCTTAAAGGTTCAAGAGGCGGGCAAGTAGATACTGGCAAAGGTATTTTCCAATTCAATGCAACTGAAGCATATAAGATTGAAAATGGTGAGCTTAAAGACCATTACAGAGATGTTTCATTATCTGGAAATATTCTTGAGACACTTAATGGTGTTGATGGAATAGGATCTGACTTTAAACTTAGTGTTGGTTTCTGTGGTAAAGGTGGACAAACTGCACCAGTAGGTGATGGCGGACCACATACTAGAATTTTAAATGCAATGGTAGGTGGAACTAGCTAA
- a CDS encoding protein translocase subunit SecF translates to MLEKTMENHKILIIIPIILALLSLFLLAFNGLEQGVDLKGGSQAELELLGSVSPTELEQTLNQELNTNNIKVTSNGNNKATVELENSINSSTFTSAINGKAKIISYNEIGPVLSEEAMEQIYIAMLFAFIFMAITVFIVFREPVPSIAIILAALCDIVIALGGMSLFKIPLSIASVGALLMLIGYSVDTDILLTTRLLKRREGTVEERARNAMHTGLTMSFASIVAMTILFVVTILIMPEADTLSNISAVLVIGLIGDILSTWLMNLGILKSYIDWRQSKKQEKYSLSSSTAKSNKPTKSDKLDKSDEKNPNQSLKIDLKGNPNMILKKEKIN, encoded by the coding sequence ATGTTAGAAAAAACGATGGAAAATCACAAAATCTTAATTATTATTCCAATCATTCTTGCACTTTTATCTTTGTTCCTTCTGGCCTTTAATGGATTAGAACAAGGTGTTGACTTAAAGGGAGGATCTCAAGCAGAACTGGAATTATTAGGTTCTGTTAGTCCAACTGAATTAGAACAGACACTTAATCAGGAATTGAACACAAATAATATAAAAGTAACAAGTAATGGAAACAATAAGGCTACTGTGGAATTAGAGAACAGCATTAATTCAAGTACGTTTACAAGTGCGATAAATGGAAAAGCAAAAATAATCAGTTATAATGAAATTGGCCCTGTTTTAAGTGAAGAAGCAATGGAACAAATTTACATTGCTATGCTTTTTGCATTCATCTTTATGGCAATTACTGTATTTATTGTATTTAGAGAACCTGTACCTTCAATAGCAATTATATTAGCAGCATTATGTGATATAGTTATTGCTCTTGGTGGAATGTCTTTATTTAAAATTCCATTATCAATTGCATCTGTAGGTGCATTATTAATGCTTATTGGATACAGTGTAGATACAGATATTCTTCTTACAACAAGACTCTTAAAAAGAAGAGAAGGAACTGTGGAAGAACGTGCTAGAAATGCTATGCATACTGGTTTAACAATGTCTTTTGCTTCAATAGTTGCAATGACTATCTTATTTGTAGTAACCATTTTAATAATGCCTGAAGCAGATACCTTAAGTAATATTTCTGCAGTTTTAGTAATTGGATTAATCGGAGATATTCTTTCCACTTGGTTAATGAACTTAGGAATTCTTAAATCATATATTGATTGGAGACAGTCTAAAAAACAGGAAAAATATAGTTTAAGTTCATCTACAGCTAAATCAAATAAACCTACTAAATCAGATAAATTAGATAAGTCTGATGAAAAAAATCCAAATCAAAGCTTAAAGATAGATTTAAAAGGAAATCCGAATATGATATTAAAGAAGGAGAAAATCAACTAG
- the pyrI gene encoding aspartate carbamoyltransferase regulatory subunit codes for MTKPELKVKSIENGTVIDHIPANKALQVLKILGLPEEGTNVTLAMNVPSKLGYKDIVKFENRELGHTEIDKIALIAPDSTINIIRDFEIVSKNQVSLVKELNGIVKCTNPKCISNTDEPIESKFYLVEVDPITVRCHYCERLVQADEIYNQFE; via the coding sequence ATGACTAAGCCAGAATTAAAAGTTAAATCTATTGAAAATGGTACGGTGATTGACCATATTCCTGCTAATAAAGCGCTTCAAGTATTAAAAATATTAGGTCTTCCAGAGGAAGGAACTAATGTAACTCTTGCTATGAATGTTCCTTCAAAATTAGGCTATAAAGATATTGTTAAATTTGAAAATAGGGAATTAGGGCATACTGAAATAGATAAAATTGCTTTGATAGCTCCTGATTCTACTATAAATATTATTAGAGATTTTGAAATAGTTTCAAAAAATCAAGTTAGCTTAGTAAAAGAGTTAAATGGTATAGTAAAGTGTACTAATCCTAAATGTATTTCAAATACTGATGAACCAATTGAGAGTAAATTTTATCTTGTTGAAGTTGATCCAATTACAGTTAGATGTCATTATTGTGAAAGACTAGTTCAAGCTGATGAGATTTATAATCAATTTGAATAA
- a CDS encoding EamA family transporter: MWEMIWPILLVILSNTLYNICTKSTPSNVNVFATLMVTYITAAILTAIFFVFLLKPENVLSELSNINWTSFVLGMAIVGLELAYIFAFRAGWKVSSASLVANIGLAIVLIFVGAILYGENITLKQIIGIFVCIGGLLLINLG; this comes from the coding sequence ATGTGGGAAATGATATGGCCTATTTTACTTGTTATATTATCAAATACTCTTTATAATATTTGTACTAAATCAACTCCTAGTAATGTTAATGTTTTCGCTACCTTGATGGTAACTTATATTACTGCAGCTATTTTAACTGCTATTTTCTTTGTATTTCTTTTAAAACCTGAAAATGTCCTATCTGAGTTATCTAATATAAATTGGACATCTTTTGTTTTAGGAATGGCTATTGTAGGATTAGAATTAGCTTATATTTTTGCATTCCGTGCTGGTTGGAAAGTAAGTTCTGCTTCACTTGTTGCTAACATTGGCTTAGCTATTGTATTGATATTTGTTGGTGCTATTTTATATGGTGAAAATATTACGCTTAAGCAGATAATTGGTATTTTTGTATGTATTGGTGGTTTATTATTAATTAATTTAGGCTAA
- the hisA gene encoding 1-(5-phosphoribosyl)-5-[(5-phosphoribosylamino)methylideneamino]imidazole-4-carboxamide isomerase, with amino-acid sequence MSFQDNKMLIIPAVDIKNGKCVQLVQGEPGTEQVIIENPEKVAKKWEDLGAELVHIIDLDGALESISNIETIKKVLKEVSVPIQLGGGIRSIKYAEKLLNLDIDRLIIGTMGIKNPETISKLSKEYGSDRVMISLDSKDNKVLIKGWKEKIDKSPTEISKEFQELGAGSILFTNVDVEGLLGGFYLDPVIDLVNSVDIPVVYSGGVTSLDDLRQLQSTGAKGVVIGSALYKDKIRLEDALKYQDIK; translated from the coding sequence ATGTCATTTCAAGATAATAAAATGTTAATTATACCTGCTGTAGATATAAAAAATGGAAAATGTGTACAGTTAGTTCAAGGAGAGCCTGGAACTGAACAAGTAATAATCGAAAACCCGGAAAAAGTTGCTAAAAAATGGGAAGATCTTGGTGCAGAGCTAGTTCATATAATAGACTTAGATGGTGCACTTGAAAGTATCAGCAATATAGAAACAATTAAAAAAGTTTTAAAGGAAGTTTCAGTGCCTATTCAACTTGGAGGAGGTATAAGAAGCATAAAATATGCAGAAAAACTCCTTAACTTAGATATCGATAGATTAATTATTGGAACTATGGGTATAAAAAACCCAGAAACAATATCCAAATTATCCAAAGAATATGGTTCCGACAGAGTGATGATTTCTCTTGATAGCAAAGACAATAAAGTTCTTATAAAAGGTTGGAAGGAAAAAATAGATAAATCTCCAACTGAAATCAGCAAAGAATTCCAAGAGCTTGGTGCTGGAAGTATTTTATTTACAAATGTTGATGTAGAAGGTTTACTTGGAGGATTTTATCTAGATCCTGTTATTGACCTTGTAAACTCTGTAGACATTCCAGTTGTCTACTCTGGAGGAGTTACAAGTTTAGATGATTTGAGGCAACTACAAAGTACCGGTGCAAAGGGTGTTGTAATTGGTTCTGCATTATACAAAGATAAAATAAGATTAGAAGATGCTTTAAAATACCAAGATATTAAATAA
- a CDS encoding NOG1 family protein has product MMLPTIPTPEELLDKGFRRGKKAADLKRGEKIPKHLKGKRIEETRVITACQVIKDKLKMILDRTPEIEELPDFYQDYIDITVGVDDFKQSLGALNWAYGIITQLEKEYGAKIRKLSSERATGLRKQAYGRISSVVNKIEKDLDFLDFAKQNLRNMPTVDFEATSIVIAGFPNVGKSTLLTHITDAEPQVANYPFTTKGIQIGHFEKKWKHFQIIDTPGLLDRPIGDMNDIELNAMVALEHLADAILFIFDSSETCGYPLENQYKLLEEIKNIFDAPIIYLFNKMDIAEYDGIRHDYIQEYIDRTEDPLLISAAEGEGIEEIIKLIMKVEKREKSSDDEDEYEEDENYFDLT; this is encoded by the coding sequence ATGATGTTACCAACTATCCCAACTCCTGAAGAATTATTAGATAAAGGTTTTAGAAGAGGTAAAAAGGCAGCAGACTTAAAAAGAGGAGAAAAAATACCTAAACACTTAAAAGGCAAACGTATTGAAGAAACTAGAGTAATTACTGCTTGTCAAGTTATTAAAGATAAACTTAAAATGATTTTAGATCGTACCCCTGAAATTGAAGAGCTTCCTGATTTTTATCAAGATTATATAGACATTACAGTAGGTGTTGATGATTTTAAACAATCATTAGGTGCACTTAATTGGGCTTATGGTATTATTACCCAATTAGAAAAAGAATATGGTGCAAAAATAAGAAAATTATCCTCAGAAAGAGCAACAGGACTTAGAAAACAAGCCTATGGAAGAATTTCATCTGTTGTTAATAAAATTGAAAAAGATTTAGATTTCTTAGACTTTGCAAAACAAAATTTAAGAAATATGCCTACTGTTGATTTTGAAGCTACAAGCATTGTAATTGCAGGTTTTCCCAATGTAGGTAAATCAACTTTATTAACCCATATTACCGATGCAGAACCTCAAGTAGCTAACTATCCATTTACTACAAAAGGTATCCAAATTGGACACTTTGAGAAAAAATGGAAACATTTCCAAATTATTGATACTCCAGGTTTATTAGATAGGCCTATTGGAGATATGAACGATATTGAATTAAATGCTATGGTTGCTCTTGAACACTTAGCAGATGCAATATTATTTATTTTTGATAGTTCAGAAACATGCGGATATCCTCTTGAAAATCAATACAAGCTTTTAGAAGAAATTAAAAACATCTTTGATGCTCCGATTATCTATTTATTCAATAAAATGGATATAGCAGAATATGATGGCATTAGGCATGATTATATCCAAGAATATATCGATAGAACTGAAGATCCTTTACTTATTTCAGCTGCAGAAGGAGAGGGAATTGAAGAAATTATTAAATTAATTATGAAAGTGGAAAAAAGAGAAAAGTCATCTGATGATGAAGATGAATACGAAGAAGATGAAAATTACTTTGATTTAACTTAA
- a CDS encoding adenylyltransferase/cytidyltransferase family protein, with the protein MKVMATGAFDILHPGHGLYLEKAKKLGGKDAVLAVVIARDSTVKKKKKIPIIDENQRLEMIKYLKPVDEAYIGYDEDMFKIVEEIKPDIIAVGFNQIHDVKKLQEELDKRGIKAVVKRVEAHRTADLDSTCKIIKKIRNADFEDDYVNCD; encoded by the coding sequence ATGAAAGTAATGGCAACAGGAGCATTTGATATATTACATCCAGGACATGGATTGTATCTTGAAAAAGCAAAAAAATTAGGTGGAAAAGATGCAGTCCTTGCAGTTGTAATAGCTCGTGATTCAACAGTGAAAAAGAAAAAAAAAATTCCTATTATTGATGAAAATCAAAGATTGGAAATGATTAAATATTTAAAGCCTGTTGATGAAGCATATATTGGCTATGATGAGGATATGTTTAAGATTGTAGAAGAAATTAAACCTGATATAATAGCTGTTGGTTTTAATCAAATACATGATGTGAAAAAACTTCAAGAAGAGTTAGATAAAAGAGGAATAAAAGCAGTGGTTAAAAGAGTTGAAGCTCATAGAACTGCAGATTTAGATAGTACATGTAAAATCATTAAAAAAATACGTAATGCTGACTTTGAAGATGATTATGTAAACTGTGATTAA
- a CDS encoding GMC family oxidoreductase N-terminal domain-containing protein — MVIIIGTGAGGSIIAMELAKANIPVTIIERGPYIKAKDSLNYYDMKYYEKRSKDTNSLDLLKTNCIGGSTIVSAGNGVRILEDEFKEIGIDLSKEYDKVEELLNIHQMDDEHIGEGTRLFIESAKELGFNPIKMPKFIRDGDCKPCGSCSLGCPRDAKWSGKDFVDIAVENGAKLIIEAEVNKLLIENEKIIGVEYIQNKKSKKIESDLVILCAGAIDSAVILQKSGIDAGNKLFFDPFITVGGVLKDIGYNSEVQMNSLVLEEEYILSPHFASYIPKYIKERIPEIEAKDILGIMVKVKDDMVGSVDSEGNVYKFNTVDDIRRLAQGTAAASAILEKAGVDSKTLTSTVFRGAHPGGTAAIGDVVDKNLKTKIDGLYLGDGSVIPISPGKPPILLILALALRLANNLIEELI, encoded by the coding sequence ATGGTTATAATCATAGGTACTGGTGCAGGAGGCTCAATAATAGCTATGGAACTTGCAAAAGCAAATATTCCTGTTACGATAATAGAAAGAGGGCCATACATAAAAGCTAAAGACTCATTAAATTACTATGATATGAAATACTATGAAAAAAGGTCAAAGGATACAAATAGTTTAGATTTGCTTAAAACTAATTGTATTGGAGGATCTACAATAGTCTCTGCAGGTAATGGTGTGAGAATTCTTGAAGATGAATTTAAAGAAATAGGTATTGATTTATCAAAAGAATATGATAAAGTTGAAGAATTATTAAACATACACCAAATGGATGATGAACATATTGGAGAAGGTACAAGATTATTCATAGAATCTGCAAAAGAACTTGGTTTTAATCCAATAAAAATGCCAAAATTCATAAGGGATGGGGATTGTAAACCCTGTGGAAGCTGTTCATTAGGTTGTCCAAGAGATGCTAAATGGAGTGGAAAAGACTTTGTTGATATAGCAGTTGAAAATGGTGCTAAGCTTATTATTGAAGCTGAAGTAAATAAACTACTAATTGAAAATGAAAAAATTATAGGTGTAGAATACATTCAAAATAAGAAAAGCAAAAAAATTGAATCTGATTTGGTTATTCTTTGTGCTGGAGCAATTGATTCTGCAGTTATTCTACAAAAATCAGGTATCGATGCTGGAAATAAATTATTTTTTGACCCATTTATTACTGTTGGAGGAGTATTAAAAGATATTGGATATAACAGTGAAGTGCAAATGAATAGTTTAGTTCTAGAAGAAGAATACATTTTATCTCCTCACTTTGCTTCATATATTCCAAAATACATTAAAGAGAGAATTCCTGAAATAGAAGCTAAAGATATTTTAGGAATTATGGTTAAAGTAAAGGATGATATGGTAGGTAGTGTTGATAGTGAAGGTAATGTTTATAAATTTAACACAGTTGATGACATTAGAAGGCTTGCTCAAGGTACAGCTGCTGCTAGTGCAATACTTGAAAAAGCAGGTGTTGATTCTAAAACATTAACATCTACTGTTTTTAGAGGAGCTCACCCTGGAGGAACTGCTGCCATTGGAGATGTGGTTGATAAAAACCTAAAAACGAAAATCGATGGTTTATATCTTGGAGATGGAAGTGTAATTCCAATTTCCCCTGGAAAGCCACCAATCTTACTTATTCTAGCATTGGCTTTAAGATTAGCTAATAATTTAATTGAAGAACTTATTTAA
- a CDS encoding flavodoxin family protein, with translation MERIILYYSEGGRTKLVAETLAINLRCDICQIKDLKKRRGFKNILSSTFDAFRENKTEIYPSTINLEKYDTIYIGTPTWANKPSPAIITLIDRCDLRGKDIVLFTTSSNSDGEGTLEKMEIKVLARGARVVQQFNLKTRDKSPAQLQKDTKNLCKSLDLDLY, from the coding sequence ATGGAAAGAATAATTCTATACTATTCAGAGGGAGGAAGAACAAAACTAGTTGCAGAAACACTTGCAATTAATTTAAGATGTGATATCTGTCAAATTAAAGATTTGAAGAAACGTAGGGGATTTAAAAATATATTAAGTTCTACTTTTGATGCATTTAGAGAAAATAAAACAGAAATTTATCCTTCAACTATAAACCTTGAAAAGTATGATACCATTTACATAGGAACACCTACTTGGGCAAATAAACCTAGTCCAGCAATTATTACTTTAATAGATAGATGTGACTTACGTGGAAAAGACATTGTTTTATTTACTACTTCAAGTAATTCTGATGGAGAAGGAACTTTAGAAAAAATGGAAATAAAAGTATTAGCTAGAGGTGCAAGAGTAGTTCAACAATTTAATTTAAAAACTAGAGATAAAAGTCCTGCTCAACTCCAAAAAGATACTAAAAATTTATGTAAATCATTAGATTTAGACTTATACTAA
- a CDS encoding preprotein translocase subunit SecD, with protein sequence MTNDLSKFFRTREVIILLIFLIISILSISFLGVEQGLDLKGGSSIQLELEHPVNDSTMKVVTSVLDKRLNIYGVSDVKVRSSGDRMVIVEMAGKSPEEVERLIGNPGIFEAKIDNKTVLTGSDVASVEAPIVGDSGEWHVPFTLTTEGAKKFAKLAKGKGGHEVVMYLDGKQIDEHPPALSDELASGEAVTEVEVTGGSENVETSKTESNTVYTVLKTGSLPVKIHTVGSNTVSPELGQQFAQGALIAGLLAILGISAVVYIKYRRAFLAIPILITTISEVTIIIGVASIIHWNIDLAAIAGLIASVGTGVDDQIIITDEVLHHDDEKTRHRRTRTQMNVKNALFIIFASAGTLIAAMLPLAYVGFARGSSGIGTIAGFAFTTIIGVLIGVFVTRPAYAKFIEIFVS encoded by the coding sequence ATGACAAACGATTTATCTAAATTCTTCAGAACTAGAGAAGTAATTATCCTCTTAATATTCCTCATAATCAGTATTCTAAGTATTAGTTTCCTTGGTGTAGAACAGGGTCTCGATTTAAAAGGCGGATCTTCTATCCAATTAGAATTAGAACATCCAGTTAATGATAGTACAATGAAAGTTGTTACATCTGTTTTAGATAAAAGACTTAACATTTATGGTGTAAGTGATGTAAAAGTCAGATCAAGTGGAGACCGAATGGTCATAGTTGAAATGGCTGGAAAGAGTCCTGAAGAGGTTGAACGGCTGATAGGAAATCCGGGTATTTTTGAAGCTAAAATAGATAATAAAACTGTTCTTACTGGAAGTGATGTAGCTTCAGTTGAAGCACCTATTGTAGGAGATTCTGGAGAATGGCATGTGCCCTTTACATTAACAACAGAAGGGGCTAAAAAATTCGCAAAACTTGCTAAAGGTAAAGGCGGGCATGAAGTTGTAATGTATCTTGATGGAAAACAAATTGATGAGCATCCCCCAGCACTATCTGATGAATTGGCAAGTGGTGAAGCTGTAACTGAAGTTGAAGTAACTGGTGGTTCTGAAAATGTAGAAACTTCAAAAACTGAATCTAATACAGTATATACTGTTTTAAAAACAGGGTCATTACCTGTAAAAATTCATACTGTAGGTTCCAATACGGTATCACCAGAGTTAGGTCAGCAGTTTGCACAAGGTGCTTTAATTGCAGGATTACTAGCAATTCTTGGTATTTCAGCAGTTGTATACATTAAATATAGAAGAGCATTCTTAGCAATTCCAATCTTGATTACAACAATTTCAGAGGTAACTATCATCATAGGTGTTGCTTCTATTATTCATTGGAATATAGATCTTGCAGCAATTGCTGGTTTAATTGCATCTGTAGGTACTGGGGTAGATGACCAGATTATCATTACAGATGAAGTTTTACACCACGATGATGAAAAAACAAGGCATAGAAGAACTAGAACTCAAATGAATGTTAAAAATGCATTATTTATTATCTTTGCATCTGCAGGTACTTTAATCGCTGCGATGTTACCACTTGCATATGTTGGATTTGCAAGAGGTAGTAGTGGTATTGGTACAATAGCAGGTTTCGCATTTACTACAATCATAGGGGTTTTAATTGGTGTATTCGTTACAAGACCGGCTTATGCTAAATTTATTGAAATTTTTGTCTCTTAA
- the argC gene encoding N-acetyl-gamma-glutamyl-phosphate reductase, with protein MVSVAIVGASGYTGGELTRLLLNHPEVEIEDISSRQFEETPIHKVHPHIRGTDLVFKNKKPSELDADIIFTATPHGASMKIIPDLLEIGAKVIDLSGDYRFNDIEVYEKWYGLKHTSDIKGVYGLPEIHREEIKNANLIANPGCFVTGAILSGYPLSKAAIVDRMIFDSKTGVSGAGVNPSSSTHYPNIGDNVNPYKVTSHRHTPEIQQELGLFSDVKVSFTPHLVPVIRGILTTNHSFLIEGSEDISSGELLDIYKKTYEGEPFIQILEDGEIPRLSSIRGSNYAQIGCFEIDETGRLVVISAIDNLVKGASGQAIHNMNIICGFDEKTGLNFFGMHP; from the coding sequence ATGGTAAGTGTAGCAATTGTAGGTGCAAGTGGATATACTGGAGGAGAACTAACAAGATTACTTTTAAACCATCCAGAAGTAGAAATTGAGGATATTAGCTCAAGACAATTTGAAGAAACCCCAATTCACAAAGTTCACCCACATATTAGAGGAACTGATTTAGTATTTAAAAATAAAAAACCAAGTGAATTAGATGCAGACATTATATTTACAGCAACTCCACATGGAGCTTCAATGAAAATCATTCCAGACTTACTTGAAATCGGTGCTAAAGTAATCGACTTAAGTGGAGATTACAGATTTAATGATATTGAAGTATATGAAAAATGGTATGGTCTTAAACATACCTCAGATATTAAAGGTGTTTATGGACTTCCAGAAATTCACAGAGAAGAAATCAAAAATGCTAATTTAATTGCAAATCCTGGTTGTTTTGTAACTGGAGCTATTTTATCTGGATACCCCTTATCAAAGGCAGCTATTGTAGATAGAATGATTTTCGATTCTAAAACTGGAGTAAGTGGTGCTGGTGTAAATCCATCCTCCTCAACACATTATCCAAATATCGGAGACAATGTAAATCCCTATAAAGTAACTTCCCATAGACATACACCAGAAATACAACAAGAATTAGGTTTATTCTCAGATGTAAAAGTATCTTTTACACCTCATTTAGTGCCAGTTATTAGAGGAATTCTTACAACTAACCATTCTTTCTTAATTGAAGGTAGTGAAGATATTTCTAGTGGGGAATTATTGGATATTTATAAGAAAACATATGAAGGAGAACCATTTATACAAATCTTAGAAGATGGTGAAATCCCTCGTTTAAGTAGTATAAGAGGATCTAATTACGCTCAAATCGGATGCTTTGAAATAGATGAAACTGGAAGATTAGTTGTTATATCAGCAATTGATAATTTAGTTAAGGGAGCATCTGGACAAGCTATTCATAATATGAATATTATCTGTGGTTTTGATGAAAAGACTGGATTGAACTTCTTTGGTATGCACCCATAA